From a region of the Desulfomonile tiedjei genome:
- a CDS encoding TetR/AcrR family transcriptional regulator: MRSVSGHSNDFEQDQKNGLACATKWKILAAAEEIMSQKGFANSSISEIARKANVTDSVIYQYFKGKQDLLFSVPGEKLKRQLALLDEHLAGIPDVQSQLQKLIWLQLRYHDAHRAYARLLLMECRSFQAFYSSPAYEIVREYSRIVASVLGRGVKEGRFRSDIPIRLIRDTILGTLDMETLSSLTVGELEAGESDFSNVVDLVDSMIVPKTPPEGCRVNRLDSILNAAKKVFAEKDFAKATISEIASLAGVADGTIYEYFQSKEDILLSMATNRFESYLEQVSGAFEIKSPDRKLRRLIRYHFSSFLSDTEFLKVFLLRLQMNDRFFASKAFEAFSDYCRLIEDVIEEGKAAGVFRTTVNSRVFRNMFLGAFSHMAMRWFVLRESAYVDRMEEIDQITELLTSAVMASPSCRKE; this comes from the coding sequence ATGCGGTCGGTGAGCGGTCATTCGAACGATTTTGAACAAGATCAGAAAAACGGGCTGGCCTGCGCGACCAAATGGAAGATCCTGGCCGCGGCCGAAGAAATCATGTCGCAGAAGGGTTTTGCCAACTCGTCCATTTCGGAAATTGCCCGTAAAGCCAATGTGACAGATTCTGTTATTTACCAGTACTTTAAAGGCAAGCAAGATCTTCTCTTCTCGGTGCCCGGCGAAAAACTGAAAAGGCAATTGGCCTTGCTGGACGAGCATCTGGCAGGAATTCCGGACGTTCAAAGCCAACTACAAAAGCTCATATGGTTGCAGCTCCGATATCACGACGCTCACAGGGCCTATGCCCGCTTGCTGCTTATGGAATGCAGGTCCTTTCAAGCGTTTTATTCCAGTCCTGCCTATGAGATTGTTCGTGAATATTCTCGCATAGTCGCTTCAGTATTGGGTCGGGGAGTCAAAGAGGGGAGGTTCCGCTCGGACATCCCCATCCGCCTTATTCGGGACACGATTCTAGGAACTCTGGACATGGAGACCCTAAGCTCCCTCACGGTCGGCGAACTGGAAGCAGGTGAGTCGGATTTCTCGAATGTGGTGGACCTCGTGGATTCCATGATCGTGCCCAAGACTCCGCCGGAAGGCTGCCGGGTAAACCGCTTGGACTCCATACTCAACGCGGCAAAGAAAGTCTTCGCTGAAAAGGACTTTGCCAAGGCAACGATATCCGAAATCGCGAGTTTGGCCGGGGTTGCTGACGGAACGATTTACGAGTACTTCCAGAGCAAGGAAGATATTCTTCTTTCTATGGCCACAAATCGATTTGAATCATATTTGGAACAGGTTTCCGGTGCGTTTGAAATCAAGAGCCCCGACCGGAAGCTTCGCAGATTGATCAGGTATCACTTCTCCAGCTTTTTGAGCGACACAGAGTTCCTCAAGGTGTTTCTGCTCCGACTTCAGATGAACGATCGTTTTTTCGCGTCCAAGGCTTTCGAGGCATTCAGTGACTATTGCAGACTTATCGAAGACGTGATCGAGGAAGGGAAGGCCGCTGGTGTTTTTCGAACAACGGTCAATTCCAGGGTCTTCCGTAATATGTTTCTCGGCGCCTTTTCCCATATGGCTATGCGATGGTTTGTTTTGCGTGAATCCGCTTATGTTGACAGAATGGAGGAGATCGATCAGATAACCGAGCTGCTGACATCAGCGGTTATGGCAAGCCCTTCCTGCCGAAAGGAGTGA
- a CDS encoding nitronate monooxygenase, translated as MGKRTLRTKLCDMLGMEYPILSAGMGPTLIGEKTGAPVELVVAVSEAGGLGVLGGSGFTVEELRNAIREIKAQTDKPYGVDLLLPKSVASQSFGGAQEVPLSEVLKTIPEPHREWIKKVKAEMGLPDVDVMIKLNSTTHRPKESIQVCIEERVPLFCAGLGNPGFMVEEAHAVGMKVLGITGNAKNARRMAESGVDFVVAQGHEGGGHTGRIGTMALLPQAIDAAAPVPVLAAGGIGDGRGLAAALAMGCIGVWVGTRFLATNEGGALDTNKDKIIKSTDEDTRVSTAYTGKTLRASLNEYHRLWDGSGLDPLPFPTQVMISSALLWGFVEANKTDYVGGLAGQVSGLIHEIKPARQVLDEMVEEAVDILTRRLPATVVAK; from the coding sequence ATGGGTAAAAGAACACTGAGGACAAAACTTTGCGACATGCTGGGAATGGAGTATCCGATCCTGAGCGCAGGCATGGGCCCTACGCTGATAGGCGAAAAAACCGGCGCTCCTGTTGAACTGGTTGTTGCCGTTTCAGAGGCCGGTGGACTCGGTGTCCTTGGAGGCAGCGGCTTTACGGTGGAAGAACTTCGAAATGCCATTCGGGAGATCAAGGCCCAGACCGACAAACCCTACGGAGTCGATCTTCTGCTGCCCAAGAGCGTGGCTTCTCAATCTTTCGGGGGAGCGCAAGAGGTGCCGCTCAGTGAGGTGCTCAAGACTATTCCCGAACCGCATCGGGAATGGATCAAGAAAGTGAAAGCTGAGATGGGGCTCCCTGATGTGGATGTCATGATCAAATTGAATTCCACTACCCATCGTCCGAAGGAATCCATTCAGGTTTGTATAGAGGAACGAGTGCCGCTCTTCTGCGCAGGGCTCGGTAATCCGGGCTTCATGGTGGAAGAAGCTCATGCAGTGGGAATGAAGGTGCTGGGGATTACAGGCAATGCGAAGAATGCCCGCCGCATGGCCGAGTCGGGTGTGGATTTCGTTGTAGCCCAGGGACATGAAGGGGGAGGCCATACCGGAAGGATTGGGACCATGGCATTACTGCCCCAGGCCATCGACGCTGCCGCACCTGTGCCCGTCCTGGCCGCAGGAGGTATCGGTGACGGCAGGGGCCTGGCGGCCGCATTGGCAATGGGATGCATAGGCGTTTGGGTCGGGACGCGCTTTCTTGCAACCAACGAAGGAGGCGCCTTAGATACCAACAAGGATAAAATCATCAAGTCAACCGATGAGGATACCCGTGTGAGCACGGCGTATACAGGGAAAACCTTGCGGGCGAGCTTGAACGAGTATCACAGGTTGTGGGACGGATCGGGTCTTGATCCCCTCCCCTTCCCCACTCAAGTCATGATTTCTTCTGCGCTCCTTTGGGGCTTTGTGGAGGCCAACAAGACGGACTACGTGGGTGGTCTGGCCGGGCAGGTTTCAGGCCTTATCCACGAAATCAAGCCCGCACGACAAGTCCTCGATGAGATGGTGGAAGAGGCGGTGGACATTCTAACCCGACGGCTTCCGGCCACCGTGGTTGCCAAATAG
- a CDS encoding MaoC family dehydratase N-terminal domain-containing protein yields MLLLDLIGKKSGPMPFEYTWKDVVLYALGIGAQTEELPFVYENAKGGLRVFPSFGTVMGVALFTDLFENVTVDLSKFIHGEEAIKLYRPIPPSGKVLVEGEITNVYDKGKGALIVWRLKALTEQGEPLLEAEHGVFYVGAGGFGGDAGPKSEPLDPPEGIQPDFIVSYYIPENQAALYRLNGDLNPLHLDPDFAKMGGFPRPILHGLCTYGYAVRAIVHGACDGDPARLKEFRARFAGVVYPGDTLVTEGWNDKDGRYLIRCRTDRGVVLSHAYAKVE; encoded by the coding sequence ATGTTGCTTTTGGACCTAATAGGGAAGAAGTCGGGGCCGATGCCCTTCGAGTACACCTGGAAGGATGTTGTCCTGTATGCCCTGGGAATCGGGGCGCAGACAGAGGAACTCCCGTTTGTCTATGAAAACGCCAAAGGCGGGTTGAGGGTCTTTCCAAGCTTTGGTACGGTGATGGGAGTCGCGTTGTTCACGGACCTGTTCGAGAATGTGACCGTCGACCTTTCCAAATTCATTCACGGAGAAGAAGCGATAAAGTTGTACCGCCCTATCCCGCCTTCGGGGAAGGTACTTGTTGAAGGAGAGATTACCAATGTCTACGACAAGGGCAAAGGGGCTCTGATTGTCTGGCGCTTGAAGGCCCTGACCGAACAGGGGGAACCGCTCCTCGAAGCCGAGCATGGAGTTTTCTATGTAGGTGCAGGGGGCTTTGGCGGAGATGCCGGGCCCAAAAGCGAACCGCTCGATCCTCCCGAAGGAATCCAGCCGGATTTCATTGTCTCCTATTATATACCGGAGAACCAGGCAGCCCTTTACCGGCTCAACGGCGACCTCAACCCACTGCATCTTGACCCGGATTTTGCCAAAATGGGGGGGTTCCCTCGACCAATCCTACATGGCCTTTGCACGTACGGCTACGCAGTGAGGGCTATTGTGCACGGAGCCTGTGACGGAGATCCCGCGCGCCTCAAGGAATTCAGGGCGCGTTTCGCCGGCGTAGTCTATCCAGGCGACACGCTTGTGACCGAGGGATGGAACGACAAAGATGGGCGTTACCTGATCCGGTGCCGCACCGACCGCGGGGTGGTGCTCAGCCATGCCTACGCGAAGGTTGAGTAA
- a CDS encoding carboxymuconolactone decarboxylase family protein: MEKREKEMNAAIASDIRPGDDPTEVSNKLVGRTRTQLLRELFGYFEIPADIINHVFGNLYARDVLTQRERELCAVAALCVLNRTNELKSHIIAALRTGATKEQVAEVILQMSTYGGMPVCIEGLAVARQVFEKGPAK, from the coding sequence ATGGAAAAGCGGGAGAAGGAAATGAATGCGGCAATCGCTTCGGATATCCGACCGGGCGATGACCCCACCGAGGTTTCCAACAAACTGGTGGGCAGAACGCGAACCCAATTGCTGAGAGAGTTGTTCGGGTACTTTGAAATACCCGCGGACATTATCAATCACGTGTTCGGAAATCTCTACGCTCGCGATGTACTGACTCAGCGGGAGCGCGAACTCTGCGCGGTGGCCGCATTATGCGTTCTGAACCGCACCAATGAATTAAAGAGCCACATCATTGCTGCGCTTCGTACCGGCGCCACCAAGGAGCAAGTGGCTGAGGTCATCCTGCAAATGTCCACCTACGGCGGCATGCCGGTTTGCATCGAGGGCTTGGCGGTCGCCAGACAGGTCTTTGAGAAAGGCCCGGCAAAGTAG
- a CDS encoding CoA-binding protein: MDTFFNPGSVAVIGASKRNIGGFVVSNLLSGFQGGIYPVNRNYDEIEGLPCFPSVEDIPHGVDLAIVLVPASSVPPVLEECARKGVRRIIIESAGFAEIGESGLALQDRCVAIAKNAGMRIWGPNCMGLVDVRREYFFTFMHPGVRKEGLLPGRISLIVQSGMMSAIFLAELARRGIGVAKACSIGNRADVDECDVLEYLLEDPDTDVVALYLESIPRGRLFAQMVQKTAKPIVLLKGGRSKAGAIAAKSHTYSLAGNSRLLTSVLDGLGVALADEIFQMMDLANALAVIRYVNPACRTAIVTLSGGAGILACDALEKRELPVADLSDETKKALEEVFPPWMPPSNPVDLFPAVSTRGRDIAFDHAVSAVLKDSNVDVLLIHIVVGLDEDIPDLADLKKRADACGKLILFWIMGRQQGCERFRQAARAVGILVHEDISRIADCLWAASKFWTGRWESARQGNHSVLRG; this comes from the coding sequence ATGGATACATTTTTCAATCCAGGCTCCGTTGCGGTTATTGGAGCCAGCAAGCGTAATATAGGCGGTTTTGTGGTTTCTAATCTGCTTTCCGGTTTCCAAGGGGGAATCTATCCGGTAAATCGCAATTATGATGAAATTGAAGGCCTTCCCTGTTTCCCCTCCGTGGAAGACATCCCTCACGGAGTGGACCTGGCAATTGTCCTGGTGCCTGCATCATCGGTCCCGCCGGTTTTGGAGGAATGTGCCCGAAAAGGCGTGCGTAGGATCATAATCGAAAGCGCGGGGTTCGCGGAGATCGGCGAAAGCGGTCTAGCATTGCAAGACCGGTGTGTGGCCATTGCGAAAAATGCCGGTATGCGAATTTGGGGACCGAACTGCATGGGCTTGGTGGATGTTCGGCGAGAGTATTTCTTTACCTTTATGCACCCGGGCGTGCGAAAGGAAGGCTTGCTTCCCGGTCGGATCTCCCTGATCGTCCAGAGCGGCATGATGTCCGCCATTTTTCTTGCCGAGCTGGCCAGAAGGGGTATTGGTGTCGCTAAGGCCTGCTCTATTGGGAACAGAGCGGATGTCGACGAATGTGATGTCCTTGAGTACCTGTTGGAGGACCCTGACACGGATGTGGTTGCCTTGTACTTGGAATCCATTCCGCGGGGAAGGCTCTTTGCACAAATGGTCCAAAAAACGGCCAAGCCCATCGTGCTCTTGAAAGGGGGCAGAAGCAAAGCCGGCGCCATAGCAGCCAAGAGCCACACCTACAGCCTGGCTGGGAACTCTCGTCTCCTAACCAGCGTCTTGGACGGATTAGGCGTCGCGTTAGCCGACGAAATTTTCCAGATGATGGACCTGGCCAATGCGTTAGCGGTGATCCGCTACGTCAATCCTGCATGCCGCACCGCTATAGTTACTTTGAGCGGTGGAGCGGGTATTCTTGCCTGCGACGCTCTGGAAAAACGCGAACTGCCTGTGGCCGACCTTTCGGACGAAACCAAGAAAGCATTAGAGGAAGTCTTTCCGCCCTGGATGCCCCCTTCCAACCCAGTGGACCTTTTTCCGGCAGTGTCGACACGGGGCCGGGACATCGCCTTTGACCATGCGGTTTCCGCTGTCTTGAAAGACTCCAACGTAGATGTGCTCCTCATACACATTGTGGTTGGATTGGACGAGGACATCCCGGACCTTGCCGACTTGAAGAAAAGGGCCGATGCCTGCGGAAAACTGATCTTATTCTGGATCATGGGGCGCCAACAGGGATGCGAGCGATTCCGTCAGGCGGCTCGCGCTGTTGGAATTTTGGTTCATGAAGATATTTCGAGAATAGCCGATTGTCTGTGGGCCGCGTCGAAGTTCTGGACAGGTCGTTGGGAATCGGCGCGGCAGGGTAACCATTCAGTCTTGCGGGGGTAG
- a CDS encoding ABC transporter substrate-binding protein, producing the protein MNSNIVMKAILITLGLLVVFGSSSFAQGPVKIGFAHVFSGPMATFGDVARQGAQIAANEINGAGGILGRKVELVYGDTAAKPDVGKPEIERLINSEGVAIVIGIVSSAVAKAVTPAMNDLKCPLIITHAMLDEVTGSLCNPWTFRMTWNMDQCYKSSAIIAKNSGAKKWTTVGPDYGFGQDSWKYFMRYGNNLGGMSFEQGIFTPLGTKDWAPVIEQLRTKSNADGIMLSLWGNDLKDFLRQAHRDGLLEGKTTVCAVGGSVEIFTALGVLDMPKDVWFGSPYWYEAYNNASNANFIKSYGALSAAEIPPSYAAYNSYAAIMMFKAAVEKAGSFDRADVAATLSGLTVADLPVGSTTFRGEDHQAIFDVAFGKTSAHVSKMYKRIRSLDSIKLFPGKEVTPPASEGPCKMPALAE; encoded by the coding sequence ATGAACTCTAACATCGTCATGAAAGCCATCCTGATCACCTTGGGTCTTCTTGTCGTCTTTGGCTCCTCTTCGTTTGCGCAAGGCCCGGTAAAGATAGGATTCGCGCACGTTTTCTCCGGTCCTATGGCCACGTTCGGTGACGTGGCCCGGCAGGGGGCTCAGATTGCAGCGAATGAGATTAACGGCGCGGGAGGAATCCTGGGACGCAAGGTCGAACTCGTTTATGGCGACACGGCAGCCAAGCCGGACGTCGGTAAGCCGGAGATTGAGCGGTTAATCAACTCGGAAGGGGTCGCGATCGTAATAGGCATCGTCTCCAGCGCGGTGGCAAAAGCGGTAACCCCTGCCATGAATGACCTGAAATGCCCGTTGATCATTACCCACGCCATGCTCGACGAAGTTACGGGCAGTCTGTGCAACCCCTGGACTTTCAGAATGACCTGGAACATGGATCAGTGCTACAAGTCGTCCGCAATCATCGCCAAGAACTCAGGGGCCAAAAAGTGGACCACAGTGGGACCCGATTATGGGTTCGGTCAAGATTCCTGGAAATATTTCATGCGTTACGGAAATAATCTCGGAGGGATGTCATTCGAACAGGGGATCTTTACTCCGTTAGGCACCAAGGATTGGGCGCCGGTCATCGAGCAATTGAGAACCAAATCGAATGCGGATGGCATAATGCTGTCCCTGTGGGGCAACGATCTGAAGGACTTCCTGAGACAAGCCCACAGGGACGGGCTTCTCGAAGGCAAGACGACAGTCTGTGCGGTGGGTGGTTCTGTCGAGATCTTCACTGCTCTCGGAGTTTTGGACATGCCCAAGGATGTGTGGTTCGGGAGCCCGTATTGGTACGAGGCCTACAACAACGCGTCAAATGCCAATTTCATTAAATCTTACGGGGCCCTTTCGGCCGCCGAAATACCTCCCTCATATGCCGCGTACAATTCATACGCCGCAATAATGATGTTCAAAGCGGCTGTAGAAAAGGCAGGGTCCTTTGACAGAGCTGACGTGGCGGCGACTCTCAGCGGACTGACCGTGGCGGATCTGCCCGTCGGTTCGACGACCTTCAGGGGGGAAGACCACCAGGCGATCTTTGATGTGGCGTTCGGCAAGACCTCCGCTCATGTCAGCAAGATGTACAAGAGGATCCGGTCTCTTGATTCCATCAAACTGTTCCCCGGTAAAGAGGTCACGCCTCCGGCATCGGAAGGTCCCTGCAAAATGCCCGCTCTGGCTGAATAG
- a CDS encoding cysteine hydrolase yields the protein MKSALLLIDIQNDYFPGGKMELEQSLEASRAAQRVLAHFRTKELPLIHIQHVSPRPGASFFLPGTPGVEIHESVTPLKGETVFQKNYPNAFRETALLEHLRKQEVSRLVVCGMMTHMCVDSTVRAAFDLGFQCLVLSDACATRSLAYGGVEVSAPRVGAAFIAAMGSMFGKIATVDDFLSQSD from the coding sequence ATGAAAAGTGCTCTGCTTCTTATCGACATTCAGAATGACTATTTCCCCGGCGGGAAGATGGAATTGGAACAGAGCCTTGAAGCGAGTCGCGCTGCTCAAAGAGTCTTGGCTCATTTCCGAACGAAAGAACTCCCCTTGATTCACATCCAACACGTTTCCCCTCGCCCGGGTGCATCATTTTTCCTGCCCGGCACCCCAGGGGTGGAGATTCACGAAAGTGTGACGCCCTTGAAGGGCGAAACCGTGTTTCAAAAAAACTACCCGAACGCATTTCGAGAAACCGCGTTGTTAGAGCACCTGAGGAAACAGGAAGTAAGTCGATTGGTGGTCTGCGGGATGATGACCCACATGTGTGTGGATTCTACTGTAAGGGCCGCTTTCGATCTGGGCTTTCAATGTTTGGTGCTGAGCGACGCTTGCGCTACCAGAAGTCTTGCCTATGGCGGCGTCGAGGTGTCGGCTCCACGAGTCGGGGCGGCATTCATTGCCGCTATGGGCTCGATGTTCGGGAAGATCGCCACCGTGGATGACTTCCTATCCCAATCTGATTAG
- a CDS encoding TetR/AcrR family transcriptional regulator, which translates to MDLREKIIHETLKLFSLKGYSNTSIEDILAQTHASKGGFYNHFKSKDQLFMTVLSEARKIWRSRVLDGLEQTSSPCMKLRKFLENFRDLYLKDSENIPGGCVFVTLLVELDDQRPDFAREISEGFSRVLSMMNRLLEQAKASGELRADVNTEAVSRVLFLGLLGASVLYGMDKSSEELGKSVAPLIQYLDALVDTR; encoded by the coding sequence TTGGATCTCAGAGAGAAAATAATTCACGAAACACTCAAGCTGTTCTCGCTGAAGGGCTACTCCAACACCTCTATCGAAGACATACTGGCCCAGACCCATGCGTCCAAAGGCGGATTCTACAACCACTTCAAAAGCAAAGACCAACTTTTCATGACGGTCTTGAGCGAGGCGCGGAAGATATGGCGTAGCAGAGTGCTCGACGGACTGGAACAGACGAGCAGCCCTTGCATGAAATTACGGAAATTTCTCGAGAACTTTCGGGATTTATACCTCAAGGATTCCGAGAACATTCCCGGCGGTTGCGTTTTTGTGACTCTTTTGGTTGAACTCGATGATCAACGGCCCGATTTTGCCAGAGAAATTTCCGAAGGCTTTTCCAGAGTGCTCTCGATGATGAATCGACTCCTGGAACAGGCAAAGGCATCAGGGGAACTGAGAGCAGACGTCAACACCGAAGCAGTGAGCCGAGTTTTGTTCCTCGGGCTTTTGGGGGCTTCGGTCCTCTACGGCATGGACAAGTCTTCTGAAGAACTGGGAAAATCCGTCGCTCCGTTGATCCAGTATTTGGATGCCCTGGTTGACACCCGATAG
- a CDS encoding acyl-CoA dehydrogenase family protein, whose product MDFKFSEREELLRKSIREYAEKEIPPRMEAMEETGDFPVDLLASMGKMGILGVITPAEYGGTGLGHLARIIVLEELGRVCPAIPMALQVHHMCTHVFNRWGNDSQKQKYLPRLCKGETMGVVAVTEPSGGSDVAGIQTTAALDGDKYILNGRKCFITNSHHSDIWVVIARTGEGGKGLSAFVVEPSFPGAKAGRKEQKVGLRGANTGELSFHNCEVPKENLIGSEGQGMMVAIQDIVECGRPGMASVGLGILNAVVEQAVKFSNERSLYGKPISKLQGIQWPLAEIYSDLEIARLLTYRVGWMLDQKIDCAAESALAKQFACEAAARSARKAIEIHGSYGIMKEYPVQRLLRDALVTIPAGGTAEIARVVLARQALSTFS is encoded by the coding sequence ATGGATTTCAAGTTCTCGGAGAGGGAAGAGCTTCTACGAAAAAGCATACGAGAATATGCTGAGAAGGAGATCCCTCCTCGGATGGAGGCAATGGAGGAGACCGGGGACTTCCCCGTAGACTTGCTCGCGAGCATGGGGAAGATGGGGATTCTCGGTGTGATTACTCCCGCGGAGTATGGTGGCACAGGTTTGGGCCATCTGGCGCGGATCATTGTTCTTGAAGAACTGGGGCGTGTTTGTCCGGCCATCCCAATGGCGCTCCAGGTTCACCACATGTGTACCCATGTGTTCAACAGATGGGGCAACGACAGCCAGAAACAGAAATATCTACCCCGGCTGTGCAAAGGGGAGACCATGGGGGTGGTGGCCGTCACGGAGCCATCCGGCGGGTCGGATGTTGCCGGAATTCAGACCACAGCCGCTCTGGATGGAGACAAGTACATCCTGAACGGCAGAAAATGCTTCATAACCAATTCTCATCACTCGGACATCTGGGTCGTGATTGCCCGAACCGGAGAAGGCGGAAAGGGTTTGTCCGCCTTTGTTGTGGAACCGAGCTTTCCTGGGGCCAAGGCCGGTCGCAAAGAGCAAAAAGTGGGCCTGAGGGGAGCAAATACCGGCGAACTCTCGTTTCACAATTGCGAAGTGCCCAAGGAAAATCTCATCGGGAGCGAAGGCCAGGGCATGATGGTCGCGATTCAGGACATCGTCGAGTGCGGCAGGCCTGGAATGGCTTCTGTGGGCCTGGGCATCTTGAATGCGGTTGTGGAGCAAGCGGTGAAGTTTTCCAATGAGCGCAGTCTGTACGGGAAACCGATCAGCAAGCTGCAAGGCATTCAGTGGCCGTTGGCCGAGATCTATTCGGACCTGGAGATTGCCCGGTTACTCACCTACCGTGTGGGCTGGATGCTCGATCAGAAGATCGACTGCGCTGCCGAATCAGCCCTGGCTAAGCAATTCGCGTGCGAGGCCGCTGCAAGATCGGCCCGCAAAGCCATCGAGATCCACGGCAGCTACGGCATCATGAAGGAATATCCGGTCCAGAGGCTGCTCCGAGACGCGCTGGTGACAATTCCCGCGGGCGGAACCGCGGAGATAGCTAGAGTGGTGCTGGCCCGCCAGGCGCTCTCTACGTTCAGTTAA